The following coding sequences are from one uncultured Desulfobacter sp. window:
- the nagZ gene encoding beta-N-acetylhexosaminidase — protein sequence MTSFNFQSIPDLAGQRLMLGFDGQTLNAELKHLINEYRAGGIILFRSNIESPDQLRRLCTDARNYALDQGLPDLFVAVDQEGGQVARLRQPFTEFPGNPHMKSIEDAREFARITASELSDMGINMNMAPVMDVAPPDVDSIMKDRAFKGDANRVAELGAAVIQGLQKGGIMAVAKHFPGIGRTVKDSHFFLPELDAPLSDLEQADLIPFEAAKNVQVSGIMLSHILYPQIDPEWQASLSKTIAYDLLRRDLGYQGLVMTDDLDMKAIRHDMDTCIHRIMTAQIDMALVCHAGPNIAEAGNAVVKNLGTDELLFESGQACVKRILAAKKAFL from the coding sequence ATGACTTCATTTAATTTTCAATCCATCCCTGATCTGGCCGGACAGCGGTTGATGCTCGGATTTGACGGCCAAACCCTCAATGCTGAATTGAAACATTTGATCAATGAATACCGGGCAGGGGGGATCATCCTGTTCAGGTCCAATATTGAATCGCCCGACCAATTGCGTCGTCTGTGCACGGATGCCCGGAACTATGCCCTGGATCAAGGTTTGCCGGATCTCTTTGTTGCCGTGGACCAGGAGGGGGGCCAGGTGGCCAGACTGCGTCAACCTTTCACCGAGTTTCCCGGTAATCCCCATATGAAATCCATTGAAGACGCCCGGGAATTTGCCCGGATTACCGCATCTGAGCTGTCTGACATGGGAATCAATATGAATATGGCGCCGGTGATGGATGTGGCGCCGCCGGATGTGGATTCCATTATGAAAGACCGGGCGTTTAAAGGGGATGCCAACCGTGTGGCTGAACTGGGCGCTGCTGTGATCCAGGGACTTCAAAAGGGCGGGATCATGGCTGTGGCCAAACATTTTCCCGGTATCGGCAGAACCGTAAAAGATTCCCATTTTTTTCTGCCTGAGCTGGATGCGCCCTTGTCCGATTTGGAACAAGCGGACCTGATCCCTTTTGAGGCGGCAAAGAACGTTCAGGTCTCAGGAATCATGCTGTCCCATATTTTGTACCCGCAAATAGACCCGGAGTGGCAGGCCAGTCTGTCCAAGACCATTGCATACGATCTTTTGCGACGGGATTTGGGATATCAGGGGCTTGTCATGACCGATGATCTTGACATGAAGGCCATCCGTCATGATATGGACACCTGTATTCACAGGATCATGACAGCACAAATCGACATGGCGCTGGTGTGTCATGCAGGCCCCAATATTGCCGAAGCCGGTAACGCGGTGGTAAAAAATCTTGGAACGGACGAACTATTGTTTGAATCGGGCCAGGCATGTGTGAAACGGATTTTAGCGGCAAAGAAAGCGTTTCTTTAA